In Asanoa sp. WMMD1127, one genomic interval encodes:
- a CDS encoding response regulator transcription factor, giving the protein MIGVLVVDNQVLIRAGLVALLRAAPGVEVVGEASDGETAVAMAAALRPDVVLMDIRMPGVDGIRATARILAAPTDRPPRVLVLTTFDLDEYVYHALRVGASGFLLKDTPPERLLAAVSTVAAGDMLFAPSVTRRLIEAYTPHIADQPPHAELDGLTAREREVVRLVGKGLSNAEIAGALVISEATVKTHLNRAMTKLGLANRAQAVVVAYETGLVTPRARPMDG; this is encoded by the coding sequence CGTGGCGTTACTGCGGGCCGCGCCAGGCGTCGAGGTCGTCGGCGAGGCGAGCGATGGCGAGACGGCGGTGGCAATGGCCGCCGCGCTCCGCCCGGACGTGGTCCTGATGGATATCCGCATGCCCGGCGTGGACGGCATCCGGGCCACCGCGCGCATTCTGGCCGCACCGACGGACCGGCCGCCGCGAGTGCTGGTCCTCACGACGTTTGACCTCGATGAGTACGTCTACCACGCCTTGCGGGTCGGCGCATCCGGCTTCCTGCTCAAGGACACACCACCGGAGCGGTTGCTGGCGGCGGTTTCCACTGTGGCCGCGGGCGACATGCTGTTCGCACCGTCGGTGACCCGGCGGCTCATCGAGGCCTACACTCCGCACATCGCCGACCAGCCGCCCCACGCCGAGCTCGACGGACTCACCGCTCGCGAACGTGAGGTGGTGCGGCTGGTCGGTAAAGGTCTGTCCAATGCGGAGATCGCCGGCGCGCTCGTCATCTCCGAGGCCACGGTGAAAACCCACCTCAACCGAGCGATGACCAAACTCGGATTGGCCAACCGGGCGCAGGCGGTCGTGGTCGCCTACGAGACGGGACTGGTGACCCCCCGCGCCCGGCCGATGGACGGCTAG